In a genomic window of Brockia lithotrophica:
- the flgG gene encoding flagellar basal body rod protein FlgG gives MLRSLYSGISGLRSFQTKLDVVANNIANVNTYGFKASRTTFADLMSQTLVGAAQPQANRGGANAVQIGLGVRVASTDLLMTQGSLQFTGVTLDLAVDGNGFFAVEKEGERLLTRSGNFYLDANGNVVTAGGAFLLDVNGNRIQIPADAESFSVDLGGTVRAVVGGAVQEVATIGLVRVPNPQGLEKVGDNMYRLTTNATPNPAVLDLGAPGTGGRGLVRSGYLEMSNVDLAQEFTEMIIAQRGFQANARITTTSDEVLQELVNLKR, from the coding sequence GTGCTTCGTTCGCTCTACAGCGGGATTTCGGGACTTCGGAGTTTCCAGACGAAACTCGACGTCGTGGCGAACAACATCGCCAACGTGAACACGTACGGCTTCAAGGCGAGCCGCACGACCTTTGCCGACCTCATGAGCCAAACGCTCGTAGGTGCCGCCCAGCCGCAGGCGAACCGGGGCGGGGCAAACGCCGTCCAGATCGGCCTCGGCGTCCGCGTCGCCTCTACGGACCTCCTCATGACGCAGGGAAGCCTGCAGTTTACGGGCGTCACCCTCGACCTCGCCGTGGACGGGAATGGATTTTTCGCCGTGGAAAAGGAAGGAGAACGCCTCCTCACGCGTTCCGGAAACTTCTACCTCGACGCGAACGGCAACGTGGTGACCGCTGGCGGTGCCTTTCTCCTCGATGTGAACGGCAACCGAATTCAGATCCCGGCGGATGCCGAAAGCTTTTCCGTAGACCTCGGAGGTACCGTACGCGCGGTGGTGGGCGGTGCTGTCCAAGAGGTGGCTACGATCGGCCTCGTTCGGGTGCCCAACCCTCAGGGATTGGAAAAGGTGGGCGACAACATGTACCGCCTCACGACCAACGCGACGCCCAACCCCGCCGTCCTCGACCTTGGGGCTCCAGGTACTGGCGGCCGCGGCCTCGTGCGTTCCGGGTATCTCGAAATGTCCAACGTCGACCTCGCCCAGGAATTCACGGAGATGATCATCGCCCAGCGGGGATTTCAGGCCAATGCCCGGATCACAACCACGTCCGACGAGGTCCTCCAAGAACTCGTGAACCTGAAGCGTTGA
- the fliM gene encoding flagellar motor switch protein FliM, producing MEEVLSQAEIDELLKSLTSGGPPQPPASETTKERVRPYDFKRALRLSKEQLRSLNRLNEHFARLLSTAFSAALRTYVHVSLAAADQVPFEEYVLSAPKFTVVGVFTASPLKGRFLVEFSPTMAFGMLDRYLGGPGIAEVKESGLTEIETRILEMLFQRTGESFREAWQSLADLDVQHEAIETNPQFLQIASPNDIVVVFSFQVKIGETTTVMNVVLPHFMLEPLMPKLSARHMLEGFQEGDDPRPSEELKARLAWTWVPIRVILGQTALRFADVLRLEVGDVIRLGTRIDEPLVVKLGDRDAFVGRPGISRGRVAVRIEGILPREE from the coding sequence GTGGAAGAGGTCCTCTCGCAGGCGGAAATCGACGAACTCCTCAAATCGCTCACTTCCGGTGGGCCCCCGCAGCCGCCGGCTTCGGAAACAACCAAGGAGCGCGTGCGTCCTTACGACTTCAAGCGCGCGCTCCGCCTCTCCAAGGAACAACTCCGCTCGCTCAACCGCCTGAACGAGCATTTTGCGCGCCTTCTCTCGACGGCGTTTTCCGCGGCATTGCGGACGTACGTCCACGTCTCCTTGGCCGCCGCCGATCAGGTGCCCTTCGAAGAGTACGTCCTCTCCGCGCCCAAGTTCACGGTCGTAGGGGTATTCACCGCTTCCCCGCTCAAGGGTCGGTTCCTCGTCGAGTTCTCGCCGACGATGGCCTTCGGCATGCTCGACCGCTACCTCGGGGGTCCTGGGATCGCGGAGGTCAAGGAATCGGGGCTGACGGAGATTGAGACGCGGATCCTCGAGATGCTCTTTCAACGCACGGGAGAGAGCTTTCGCGAAGCTTGGCAGAGCCTGGCGGACCTCGACGTGCAGCACGAGGCCATCGAGACGAACCCGCAGTTCCTCCAGATCGCCTCGCCCAACGACATCGTCGTCGTGTTTTCCTTTCAGGTCAAAATCGGGGAGACCACGACGGTGATGAACGTCGTCCTTCCCCACTTCATGCTCGAACCGCTCATGCCCAAGCTCTCCGCCCGGCACATGTTGGAGGGGTTTCAGGAGGGCGACGACCCACGCCCGAGCGAGGAACTTAAGGCGCGACTCGCGTGGACGTGGGTCCCCATCCGCGTGATCCTCGGGCAGACTGCGCTCCGCTTTGCCGACGTCCTCCGTCTGGAAGTCGGAGACGTGATCCGCCTCGGAACGCGGATCGACGAACCGCTCGTCGTAAAGCTCGGCGACCGCGATGCCTTCGTCGGACGTCCCGGCATCTCCCGCGGTCGTGTGGCCGTGCGCATCGAAGGGATTCTCCCGAGGGAGGAGTGA
- the fliY gene encoding flagellar motor switch phosphatase FliY produces the protein MEEPRLPFDDTPPSAGNPPSLPEGSQAEDLVRELEGGLSTLEQDAIGEIGNIAFGTAATTLSTLLGQKVEITTPNVRLLKKDVLAQEFPYPHVGITVDYTEGLRGKNVFVLRVSDALIISSLMLGEGPKTEGELDELRLSAVQEAMNQMMGSAATSMATLFGRRVNISPTSVKLQMIPPEGEALPDLPNGTLVVVSFRLKIGTLVDSSFVQLIPLSFAKEMTRALFEPHGEGIPGSLPSAEEIPLSPSASSASGKVPPSPPEGKEVVTSAPKAESGPTPLSGGSGASAEHVGRSSASEPPRAASAGGQVVVRPVEFAPLEGGSGEGDVDERNLGLLYDVELEVTVELGRTRRRVRDILAFRPGSIVELDKLAGEPVDIYVNNKHIARGEVVVIDENFGVRITELVGKLERVR, from the coding sequence GTGGAAGAACCTCGCCTTCCGTTCGACGATACCCCCCCGTCCGCAGGGAATCCGCCGTCTCTTCCCGAAGGATCGCAGGCGGAAGACCTGGTACGGGAGCTCGAGGGCGGGCTTTCGACCCTCGAACAAGATGCCATAGGGGAAATTGGCAACATCGCCTTCGGCACGGCGGCGACGACGCTCTCTACGCTCCTCGGGCAGAAGGTGGAGATTACGACGCCGAACGTGCGTCTTCTCAAAAAAGACGTGCTTGCGCAGGAGTTTCCCTACCCCCACGTGGGGATTACGGTGGACTACACCGAAGGACTGCGGGGAAAAAACGTCTTCGTCCTTCGGGTGTCCGATGCGCTCATCATCTCTTCCCTCATGCTGGGGGAGGGGCCAAAAACCGAAGGGGAACTTGACGAACTCCGCCTGAGCGCCGTGCAGGAAGCGATGAACCAAATGATGGGGTCGGCCGCCACGTCCATGGCGACGCTCTTCGGGCGCCGCGTGAACATCTCGCCGACCAGCGTGAAGCTCCAAATGATCCCTCCCGAGGGGGAGGCGCTCCCCGACCTCCCCAACGGTACGCTCGTCGTCGTCTCCTTTCGCCTGAAGATCGGTACGCTCGTGGACTCGTCCTTCGTCCAACTCATCCCCTTGAGCTTTGCGAAAGAGATGACGCGTGCCCTCTTCGAACCCCACGGAGAAGGGATCCCGGGTTCCCTTCCCTCAGCGGAGGAAATCCCCCTTTCTCCCTCTGCGTCTTCCGCATCGGGGAAGGTACCCCCTTCGCCCCCGGAGGGGAAGGAGGTTGTGACTTCCGCACCCAAAGCGGAAAGCGGACCTACTCCCTTGTCGGGAGGGTCAGGCGCCTCGGCGGAACACGTGGGGCGTTCCTCTGCCTCCGAACCCCCGCGGGCCGCGTCTGCGGGCGGGCAGGTGGTCGTCCGGCCGGTGGAGTTTGCGCCCCTCGAAGGAGGAAGCGGGGAGGGGGACGTCGACGAGCGCAACCTGGGCCTTCTCTACGACGTGGAGCTGGAGGTCACCGTAGAACTCGGGCGAACGCGGCGTCGGGTTCGGGACATCCTCGCCTTTCGCCCCGGTTCCATCGTAGAGCTGGACAAGCTCGCCGGCGAACCCGTGGACATCTACGTGAACAACAAGCACATCGCCCGCGGCGAGGTCGTCGTGATCGACGAAAACTTTGGCGTCCGGATCACGGAGCTCGTGGGGAAGCTCGAGCGCGTGCGCTGA
- a CDS encoding flagellar hook capping FlgD N-terminal domain-containing protein: MSWVQAPSPVPSSGKGETMNVLGKDTFLKLFLTELRYQDPLSPADGKTFLTELALFSVVESVLKLTELVREIRDRLEGGGGSPPSGSTQGPPVPSGPSPEA, from the coding sequence ATGTCTTGGGTGCAGGCCCCCTCCCCGGTTCCCTCTTCGGGTAAGGGGGAGACGATGAACGTCTTGGGGAAGGACACCTTTCTCAAGCTTTTCCTTACCGAACTTCGCTACCAGGACCCCCTTTCCCCGGCCGACGGGAAGACGTTCCTCACGGAACTCGCCCTCTTTTCCGTCGTCGAATCCGTTCTCAAGCTCACGGAGCTCGTCCGGGAAATCCGCGACCGCCTAGAAGGCGGTGGGGGTTCTCCCCCGTCCGGAAGCACCCAGGGCCCGCCCGTTCCTTCTGGGCCTTCGCCGGAAGCGTAA
- a CDS encoding FliI/YscN family ATPase has protein sequence MGYVFFEGLREAVRRVDPVELVGRVTRAVGLMVESLGPDVRLGETVRIVSDDGEVLAEVVGFEGERVRLMPLGEVGAIAPGARVHALRRPHTVEVGSDLLGRVLDGLGCPMDGRGFRPPFFRLRLVREPPRPLERPPIDEPLPVGVRAIDGLLTVGRGQRVGIFAGSGVGKSTLLGMIARGTTADVTVIGLIGERGREVREFLERDLGPEGLARAVVVAVTSDEPPLLRLKGAYLATALAEHFRDQGMDVLLLLDSVTRVAMAAREVGLAAGEPPTTKGYPPSVFALLPRLMERAGTAPRGSITAFYTVLVEGDDLADPVADHARSILDGHIVLSRSLAQKGHFPAIDVLASTSRLMHALVSPEHRLLAARLRRLLAVYREHEDLVHIGAYRAGQNPDLDESLAYLSRIERYLVQDRDAPTTFSAAEEGLREVFADTS, from the coding sequence ATGGGCTACGTGTTTTTCGAAGGCTTGCGCGAGGCCGTGCGCCGCGTCGATCCCGTAGAACTCGTCGGGCGGGTGACGAGGGCTGTGGGTCTCATGGTGGAGTCCCTCGGTCCGGACGTGCGCCTAGGGGAAACCGTGCGCATCGTGTCCGACGACGGCGAAGTCCTCGCGGAAGTCGTCGGGTTCGAAGGGGAGCGCGTCCGCCTCATGCCTCTCGGGGAAGTGGGGGCGATTGCCCCGGGGGCGCGCGTGCACGCCTTGCGGCGCCCGCACACCGTGGAGGTGGGGTCGGACCTGCTCGGCCGCGTGCTCGACGGCTTGGGTTGTCCCATGGACGGCCGCGGGTTTCGCCCGCCGTTCTTCCGCTTGCGCCTCGTCCGCGAACCACCCCGCCCCCTCGAAAGGCCGCCGATCGACGAACCCCTCCCGGTAGGCGTACGGGCCATCGACGGGCTCCTCACCGTAGGGCGCGGGCAGCGCGTGGGGATCTTCGCCGGAAGCGGGGTGGGGAAGAGCACGCTCCTGGGAATGATCGCCCGGGGGACGACGGCGGACGTGACGGTCATCGGGCTCATCGGCGAGCGGGGTCGGGAAGTCCGGGAATTCCTCGAACGAGACCTCGGTCCCGAGGGGTTGGCGCGTGCCGTCGTCGTTGCGGTGACCTCCGACGAGCCGCCCCTCCTCCGCCTCAAAGGGGCCTACCTCGCCACGGCCCTTGCCGAACACTTCCGCGATCAGGGTATGGACGTCCTCCTCCTCCTCGACTCCGTGACGCGCGTGGCCATGGCGGCACGCGAAGTCGGACTTGCCGCAGGCGAACCGCCCACGACAAAGGGGTACCCGCCGTCTGTGTTTGCCCTCCTTCCGAGGCTCATGGAACGGGCGGGTACGGCGCCGCGAGGATCGATCACCGCCTTTTACACCGTCCTCGTGGAGGGCGACGACCTCGCCGATCCCGTGGCCGATCACGCCCGGAGCATCTTGGATGGGCACATCGTCCTCAGCCGGTCTCTCGCGCAAAAGGGCCACTTTCCCGCCATCGACGTCCTCGCGAGCACGAGCCGCCTCATGCACGCGCTCGTGTCGCCGGAGCACAGGCTCTTGGCCGCGCGCCTTCGCCGGCTTCTCGCCGTCTACCGGGAACACGAAGACCTCGTGCACATCGGGGCGTACCGGGCGGGGCAAAACCCGGACCTCGACGAGAGCTTGGCCTACCTTTCCCGCATCGAACGTTACCTCGTCCAAGACCGCGACGCGCCGACGACGTTTTCTGCGGCCGAAGAGGGGCTCCGGGAAGTCTTTGCCGACACCTCGTAG
- a CDS encoding flagellar FliJ family protein → MNRWYRLEHLAHVESLVRAGELRSLRDWAERLEDDLTRLLEEKHRTEYALTRTGPGTVLDMQTAYSYLAELRGTAQALAGRLEEARRRAEEAEEAVREKRTERERYRVLLGWEAERVRRETLRREQGEIDALAVRFVRMRSPGADSET, encoded by the coding sequence GTGAACCGCTGGTACCGACTCGAACATCTCGCCCACGTGGAGTCCCTCGTCCGCGCCGGGGAACTTCGCAGTCTCCGGGATTGGGCAGAACGCCTCGAGGACGACCTCACGCGCCTCCTCGAAGAGAAGCACCGAACGGAATACGCCCTTACCCGTACAGGACCCGGCACCGTATTGGACATGCAGACTGCCTATTCGTACCTTGCCGAACTCCGCGGGACGGCCCAAGCCCTTGCGGGGAGGCTCGAAGAAGCGCGGCGCAGGGCCGAGGAGGCCGAAGAAGCCGTACGGGAAAAGCGTACGGAGCGCGAGCGCTACCGAGTACTCCTCGGCTGGGAGGCGGAACGGGTGCGCCGGGAAACCCTCCGGCGTGAGCAGGGGGAAATCGACGCTCTGGCGGTGCGCTTCGTCCGCATGCGCTCGCCGGGCGCGGATTCGGAGACGTAA
- a CDS encoding magnesium transporter MgtE N-terminal domain-containing protein, which yields MEAQEDVRASTWETVLFLVVFPLIVALLLTAAVLLAFGIDVVSPVLGMFHKAPAPDDVRLEEAARTLQGLPPDAAAKLLQNVAPETAALWMEKMDLDSRRRFLAALPPDVAAQLLVLLVNPPKAQGGEAELVRLAGELATVRARAASLEGEKADLMRQTAELQSRIRDLEAKNASLQGNLDLLRTRLSVLDGRLGALDQDLAALAGRKDPSANESALREEIAAVRAELSRLREALSTLPGP from the coding sequence GTGGAAGCTCAGGAGGACGTGCGGGCGAGCACGTGGGAAACCGTCCTCTTTCTCGTCGTCTTTCCCCTCATCGTCGCCTTGCTCCTTACGGCTGCGGTTCTACTCGCCTTCGGGATCGACGTCGTAAGCCCCGTCCTCGGAATGTTCCACAAGGCACCGGCTCCCGACGACGTTCGTCTCGAAGAGGCCGCCCGCACGCTTCAGGGGCTTCCGCCGGATGCGGCGGCAAAGCTCCTGCAAAACGTCGCTCCGGAGACGGCGGCGCTTTGGATGGAAAAGATGGACCTCGACTCCCGACGCCGCTTTTTGGCCGCCTTGCCCCCGGACGTCGCCGCCCAGCTCCTCGTCTTGCTCGTCAATCCGCCGAAGGCGCAAGGGGGAGAGGCGGAGCTCGTCCGCCTCGCCGGCGAGCTCGCCACCGTCCGCGCCCGGGCGGCCTCCCTCGAGGGGGAGAAGGCCGACCTCATGCGGCAGACCGCCGAACTCCAGAGCCGGATCCGCGACCTCGAGGCGAAAAACGCCTCCCTCCAGGGGAACCTCGATCTCCTTCGGACGCGTCTGAGCGTCTTGGACGGACGCCTAGGGGCCCTGGACCAAGATCTGGCGGCGCTTGCCGGGCGCAAGGACCCGTCGGCAAATGAGTCGGCGCTTCGCGAAGAAATCGCTGCCGTGCGCGCCGAGCTTTCCCGCCTTCGCGAGGCCCTCTCTACTCTTCCCGGTCCGTAG
- a CDS encoding flagellar FlbD family protein has product MLTRLSGEPFFLNPFLVEVVEGGQEAVITLVTGKRLRVVERKEEVAERLRAFFLELGAPQAPLRSLVRPAEEGEDRP; this is encoded by the coding sequence TTGCTTACCCGACTGAGCGGGGAGCCCTTTTTCCTCAATCCGTTCCTCGTCGAGGTGGTCGAAGGCGGCCAAGAGGCCGTGATCACCCTTGTCACCGGGAAGAGGCTCCGCGTGGTCGAACGCAAGGAAGAGGTGGCGGAGCGCCTGCGTGCCTTTTTCCTCGAACTCGGGGCGCCGCAGGCGCCCCTCCGTTCCCTCGTTCGGCCGGCGGAAGAAGGGGAGGATCGTCCGTGA
- a CDS encoding flagellar basal body-associated FliL family protein: protein MNRKQLVLLSVGFVLALVLIAAAIVFVGKVLLAPAKESPSAASDRPKVAPADYAKYSVESGDITTDLKDNHYVVVNFTIVADSAQAQDFLKKNLFLVQREILGVLSECKAEEFKTDSGLRSVEERVAQRLDGVVEGGHVVKVFATKKIVQ from the coding sequence GTGAACCGCAAACAACTCGTCCTCCTGAGCGTAGGGTTCGTCCTGGCCCTCGTCCTCATCGCCGCGGCGATCGTCTTCGTCGGAAAGGTCCTCCTCGCCCCGGCCAAGGAATCGCCGTCGGCCGCGTCGGATCGCCCGAAGGTTGCCCCCGCCGACTACGCAAAGTACTCCGTGGAATCCGGCGACATCACCACCGACCTCAAGGACAACCACTACGTCGTCGTAAACTTCACGATCGTGGCCGACTCGGCGCAGGCGCAGGACTTCCTCAAGAAAAACCTCTTCCTCGTCCAGCGGGAGATCCTCGGCGTCCTGAGCGAGTGCAAGGCGGAAGAGTTCAAGACCGACAGCGGATTGCGCTCCGTAGAGGAACGCGTCGCCCAACGACTGGACGGTGTGGTGGAGGGCGGCCACGTCGTCAAGGTCTTTGCGACGAAGAAGATCGTCCAGTGA